In a genomic window of Shouchella clausii:
- a CDS encoding (Fe-S)-binding protein, protein MSQVEMTAREQAIQADFAKRMDETELLNCMQCGFCLPHCPTYLETGYQEAHSPRGRIALMKAVHDGLIAPDEEVKRSLDLCLGCRACEPVCPAGVNYGHMLEEARDIFEDHSIHSAGVKTVRKTVFEGLFPHQNRMEKAMSLVGFYQRSGLQHITRKIGFMKLFPESMQAMERAMPNVLPQKERKAHKRVYEAEQAPVATVAFFKGCLMDTMFYETNKNTIMLLQKAGCRIVVPDSQGCCGALHGHSGEKAKAQEMARKNIDAFEDSGADFIISNAGGCGAFLQDYSHLLSKDRDYAERAADFTAKMKDISQILVEVGFHERVPLKLASQRITYQDSCHLRNVMKTASAPRQLLQAIEGVELIEMEKADSCCGSAGIYNIIESEMSMQILDRKMEHTKATEATTVVTANPGCLLQMKLGIEREGLQQKMEAVHIVDLLAEAVQ, encoded by the coding sequence ATGAGCCAAGTGGAAATGACGGCACGGGAGCAGGCGATTCAAGCTGATTTTGCAAAACGGATGGACGAAACGGAGCTCCTTAACTGCATGCAATGCGGGTTTTGTTTGCCACACTGCCCAACTTATTTGGAGACAGGTTATCAAGAAGCACATTCGCCTCGGGGCCGCATTGCCCTGATGAAAGCGGTCCATGACGGTTTGATCGCCCCAGATGAGGAAGTCAAACGCTCCTTAGACTTATGCCTGGGCTGTCGCGCTTGCGAACCTGTTTGTCCTGCAGGCGTAAACTATGGCCATATGCTTGAAGAAGCCCGTGACATTTTTGAAGACCATTCGATTCACTCTGCTGGTGTCAAAACGGTGCGCAAAACTGTGTTTGAAGGGTTGTTTCCCCACCAAAACCGAATGGAAAAAGCGATGAGCCTTGTTGGCTTTTACCAGCGTAGCGGACTGCAACACATTACCCGGAAAATAGGGTTTATGAAGTTGTTTCCAGAGAGCATGCAGGCAATGGAAAGGGCGATGCCAAACGTCCTTCCTCAAAAAGAGCGGAAGGCACACAAACGTGTATATGAAGCAGAGCAAGCGCCTGTTGCTACAGTTGCTTTTTTCAAAGGCTGTTTAATGGATACGATGTTTTATGAAACCAACAAAAACACGATTATGTTATTGCAAAAGGCTGGTTGCCGTATTGTCGTCCCAGATAGCCAAGGATGCTGCGGCGCCCTCCATGGCCATAGCGGCGAGAAGGCAAAGGCGCAAGAAATGGCGCGCAAAAACATTGATGCCTTTGAGGATAGCGGCGCCGATTTCATTATTTCAAATGCCGGCGGTTGTGGCGCTTTTCTCCAAGACTATAGTCATTTGCTTAGCAAAGACCGTGATTATGCTGAGCGTGCCGCTGATTTTACAGCCAAGATGAAAGACATCTCGCAAATTTTAGTAGAAGTCGGCTTTCATGAGCGCGTGCCGCTGAAATTGGCCTCCCAGCGGATCACTTACCAAGACTCGTGCCATTTACGCAATGTCATGAAAACAGCCTCTGCTCCCCGGCAGTTGCTCCAGGCAATTGAAGGGGTCGAATTGATCGAAATGGAAAAAGCCGATAGTTGTTGCGGGTCAGCAGGTATTTACAACATCATTGAGTCGGAAATGTCGATGCAAATTCTTGACCGGAAAATGGAACATACAAAAGCGACGGAAGCAACGACAGTTGTCACAGCGAACCCTGGCTGCCTTTTGCAAATGAAGCTTGGCATTGAACGCGAAGGCTTACAACAAAAAATGGAGGCTGTCCATATCGTCGATTTACTTGCAGAAGCGGTTCAATAA
- a CDS encoding ABC transporter ATP-binding protein produces the protein MQVKISHVEKTFAKGKNDTLHVLNDIDMTINEGDFVSLLGPSGCGKSTILNLIAGLDSPTSGDVFVNGKQVNKPGNDRVVVFQEAGLFPWMNVLENVAYGLKLKGFSNQESAEKAREGLKMVHLGNFSTAYPHELSGGMKQRVAIARALVMDPDILLMDEPFAALDEQTRMVLHKELLEIWAETGKTILFITHNIREAVMLSNRIVLMGTRPGRIKKEFTVQAALPRDPADSYLVDLERRIMKELEDEMEKVLKEEFGDGYSYKTDRIRRGDHSYMGDHI, from the coding sequence ATGCAAGTGAAAATTAGCCATGTGGAAAAGACATTTGCCAAAGGCAAAAACGATACACTCCACGTTTTAAATGATATTGACATGACGATTAACGAAGGCGACTTCGTTTCGCTTCTCGGCCCTTCAGGCTGCGGAAAATCGACGATTCTCAACTTAATTGCTGGGCTTGACTCGCCGACGAGCGGCGACGTGTTCGTCAATGGGAAGCAAGTAAACAAACCTGGCAACGACCGTGTTGTTGTTTTCCAAGAAGCAGGTTTGTTTCCATGGATGAATGTGCTTGAAAATGTTGCGTATGGACTAAAATTAAAAGGCTTTTCCAATCAAGAAAGTGCAGAAAAGGCACGTGAAGGTTTGAAAATGGTGCATCTTGGCAACTTTTCCACTGCTTATCCCCATGAGCTATCTGGAGGAATGAAGCAACGTGTCGCGATTGCACGGGCGCTTGTGATGGATCCTGATATTTTGCTCATGGATGAACCTTTTGCCGCTCTTGATGAGCAAACGAGAATGGTCCTCCATAAAGAACTGTTGGAAATATGGGCAGAGACAGGCAAAACGATTTTATTCATTACTCATAATATCCGCGAAGCGGTCATGCTTTCCAATCGAATTGTGTTAATGGGAACAAGACCTGGGCGAATAAAAAAAGAGTTTACCGTTCAAGCGGCGTTGCCTCGTGACCCAGCAGATAGTTACCTAGTGGATTTGGAAAGAAGGATCATGAAAGAACTTGAAGACGAGATGGAAAAAGTGTTGAAGGAGGAGTTTGGAGATGGTTACAGCTATAAGACGGACCGTATTCGTCGCGGCGATCATAGCTATATGGGAGATCATATCTAA
- a CDS encoding undecaprenyl-diphosphate phosphatase, with translation MDVWEWVVAAILGLVEGLTEYAPVSSTGHMIIVDDLWLKSSELVGSQNAYVFKIVIQLGSILAVALLFKERLLQLAGFKKQATTASEGRGLTLGKVIVGLLPAAVLGLLFEDKMESIFHVRTVAFALIAGAFLMIAADFINKRNNKKKQQVDDISYKQALAIGLFQCLALWPGFSRSGSTISGGVMLGLTHRAAANFTFIMAIPIMVGASALSLIKNWDALEISLLPFYATGFISAFLVSLVVVRFFLKLINKIKLVPFALYRIALGLLLLFLFS, from the coding sequence ATGGACGTTTGGGAATGGGTTGTTGCCGCTATCCTTGGCCTAGTCGAAGGATTGACGGAATATGCGCCTGTGTCATCCACAGGACATATGATCATTGTTGATGACTTATGGCTTAAATCAAGCGAGTTGGTCGGGTCACAAAATGCCTATGTGTTTAAAATTGTGATCCAGCTAGGATCGATCTTGGCGGTCGCGCTTTTATTCAAGGAACGCCTATTGCAACTGGCGGGCTTTAAAAAACAAGCAACCACCGCCAGCGAAGGACGTGGTTTAACGTTAGGCAAAGTGATCGTCGGCTTGTTGCCAGCTGCAGTGCTTGGTTTATTATTTGAGGACAAAATGGAGTCGATTTTCCATGTCCGCACTGTCGCATTTGCTTTAATTGCCGGTGCTTTTCTAATGATTGCCGCCGATTTTATAAACAAACGGAACAATAAAAAGAAACAGCAAGTAGACGATATTTCTTACAAACAAGCACTGGCGATTGGGCTATTCCAATGCCTTGCCCTTTGGCCAGGCTTTTCCCGTTCTGGCTCAACGATATCAGGCGGCGTCATGCTTGGCTTAACACACCGAGCAGCAGCAAACTTCACCTTTATTATGGCGATCCCGATTATGGTTGGCGCTAGTGCGTTGTCACTGATCAAAAACTGGGACGCCCTTGAGATAAGCTTGCTGCCCTTTTACGCAACCGGCTTTATTAGCGCCTTTCTCGTTTCACTTGTTGTAGTCCGGTTCTTTTTAAAGCTGATTAACAAAATCAAGCTTGTCCCGTTCGCGCTGTACCGGATTGCCCTGGGATTGCTGCTGTTGTTTTTGTTTTCATAG
- a CDS encoding AbrB/MazE/SpoVT family DNA-binding domain-containing protein encodes MDKSEKREVSKLATVQMWGNSLGVRIPQKTAISHGVTNGSVVEIVDTEEGILLRPKKKKLTLEDLLAQTKGKTPPSEVDFGRPEGRELL; translated from the coding sequence ATGGACAAAAGCGAAAAAAGAGAGGTGTCTAAGTTGGCTACAGTACAAATGTGGGGAAATAGTTTAGGTGTTCGCATACCGCAAAAAACAGCAATATCCCATGGCGTCACAAATGGATCAGTTGTTGAAATTGTCGATACAGAAGAAGGCATTCTGTTACGACCAAAAAAGAAGAAACTGACGCTAGAAGACCTACTGGCACAAACAAAAGGAAAAACGCCCCCTTCGGAAGTTGACTTCGGGCGGCCAGAAGGCCGTGAGTTACTATGA
- the glcD gene encoding glycolate oxidase subunit GlcD: MLSQAITEELEKIVGNGNVQTSQASRLVYSYDATPNFQALPDAVVAPRSTEEVAEVVKVCNREKIPIVPRGSGTNLCAGTVPTEGGIVLLFKHMNKIIEIDEDNLTVTVQPGVITLDMIEAVEKKQLFYPPDPSSMKISTIGGNINENSGGLRGLKYGVTRDYVLALEAVLPNGDIIRTGGKLAKDVAGYDLTRLLVGAEGTLGVITEATLKLVPMPETKQTMLALFSDMEAAARSVSSIIANRIIPVTLEFLDQPTLKAVEDFAKIGLPTDAEAVLLIEQDGAKEVVERDIQHIAEICLNEGALSAEVASSKEEALELTAARRAALSALARLRPTTILEDATVPRSEVANMVRAINEIAKEYNVTICTFGHAGDGNLHPTCLTDVRDEEEMHRVEEAFAAIFAKAIELGGTITGEHGVGMMKAPYLEWKLGEEGIALMRAIKQAIDPNHIMNPAKLFAKETRKRVVVSQ, translated from the coding sequence ATGCTGTCTCAAGCAATAACAGAAGAATTGGAGAAGATTGTCGGCAATGGCAATGTGCAAACGTCTCAGGCGAGCCGCCTTGTCTATTCCTATGATGCCACCCCGAATTTTCAAGCCCTTCCTGACGCCGTAGTCGCGCCGCGCTCGACCGAGGAAGTTGCTGAGGTGGTCAAAGTGTGCAACCGGGAAAAGATCCCGATTGTGCCAAGGGGGTCAGGTACGAATTTATGCGCAGGGACTGTGCCGACAGAAGGCGGCATTGTTCTGCTGTTCAAACATATGAACAAAATCATTGAAATTGATGAGGATAATTTAACAGTAACCGTACAACCAGGTGTCATTACATTAGATATGATTGAGGCTGTTGAAAAAAAGCAGCTTTTCTACCCGCCTGACCCAAGTTCGATGAAAATTTCTACAATTGGCGGCAACATTAATGAAAACTCTGGTGGTTTGCGTGGGTTAAAATACGGCGTGACCCGCGATTATGTGCTGGCGCTTGAAGCGGTGTTGCCAAATGGTGATATTATCCGGACCGGCGGGAAATTGGCGAAGGACGTTGCCGGCTACGACTTAACGCGCTTGCTTGTTGGAGCGGAAGGAACGCTTGGCGTTATTACAGAAGCGACATTAAAACTTGTGCCGATGCCGGAGACGAAACAGACGATGCTTGCTTTGTTTTCTGATATGGAAGCAGCAGCACGGTCCGTTTCTTCCATTATTGCCAACCGCATTATTCCCGTTACGCTTGAGTTTCTGGACCAGCCAACATTAAAAGCGGTGGAAGATTTTGCGAAAATCGGGCTCCCGACTGATGCTGAAGCCGTATTGCTCATTGAACAAGATGGAGCAAAAGAAGTGGTCGAACGGGACATTCAGCATATAGCTGAGATTTGTTTGAATGAAGGAGCGCTTTCGGCTGAAGTCGCATCGTCAAAAGAAGAAGCGCTCGAACTGACGGCAGCCCGCCGTGCAGCATTGTCTGCGCTGGCAAGGCTCCGGCCGACAACGATTTTAGAGGACGCAACGGTGCCCCGCTCAGAAGTGGCGAATATGGTCCGGGCAATTAACGAGATTGCCAAAGAATACAATGTGACGATTTGCACGTTTGGGCATGCTGGAGATGGCAACTTGCACCCGACGTGCTTAACGGATGTCCGCGATGAAGAGGAGATGCACCGAGTCGAGGAAGCATTTGCTGCTATTTTTGCAAAGGCGATCGAACTTGGCGGCACGATTACAGGCGAGCATGGCGTCGGCATGATGAAAGCCCCTTATTTGGAATGGAAGCTAGGAGAGGAAGGGATTGCGTTAATGCGCGCGATCAAACAAGCGATTGATCCAAACCATATTATGAACCCGGCAAAACTGTTTGCGAAGGAAACAAGAAAACGGGTGGTGGTGAGCCAATGA
- a CDS encoding type II toxin-antitoxin system PemK/MazF family toxin: protein MTSRIPEKGDLAFLDFNPQSGVEQAGHRPCLVLTPSSFNQATGLAVVCPIRTRSHDWPFEVELPKDLAIEGYVLTDQLKSLDWKTRNLKVKDRAPEHVMQECFDKIHTFL, encoded by the coding sequence ATGACATCGCGTATCCCAGAAAAAGGCGACCTTGCGTTTTTAGATTTCAATCCACAATCGGGTGTTGAACAAGCAGGGCATCGACCCTGTCTTGTTTTAACACCTTCTTCATTTAATCAGGCAACAGGGTTAGCAGTTGTTTGCCCTATTCGAACTAGAAGTCACGATTGGCCTTTTGAAGTAGAATTACCGAAAGATTTAGCGATTGAAGGATATGTTTTAACTGATCAACTCAAAAGTTTGGATTGGAAGACCAGAAATTTAAAGGTGAAAGATCGAGCACCCGAACACGTCATGCAAGAATGCTTTGATAAAATTCACACCTTCTTATAA
- a CDS encoding acyl-CoA synthetase — translation MGQVLQAPQSYNVAAMLEREAIRTQKAIIWQNEAGDKLEWTYGDLIQKMNQLANALSRSGLKKGDPVLLLFPRVPEAYAAYLACLKGGFVIIPCSGMLRAKDLAYRLSHSQAKGVLAYKGFTAEIDKISDGSTDGLIAKWVFGEASSGWENVDDRMKNENASFEREMDKEEIAFLPYTSGTTGNPKAVVHTQAWAFAHLQTAATEWLGVETGDLVWATAAPGWQKWVWSPFLSIVGKQATAFVYDGPFQAKTYLQLIDEYGINVFCATPTEYRMLAKEEALSSFKLHSIKHAVSAGEPLNRAVIATFQEQFDITVRDGYGQTENTLLIGTMIGMEARPGSMGKPTSGNGVVILNEAGEEAGIGEVGDIAVHKDAPALFREYYKDPERTKAAYRGSYYLTGDRAYRDEEGYFWFEGRSDDIIISSGYTIGPFEVEDALTKHPAVKECAVVASPDEIRGHIVKAFVVLNRPTDDQSKLTKELQEFVKRETAPYKYPRAIEYVAGLPKTISGKIRRIELRQLSES, via the coding sequence ATGGGACAGGTGTTGCAAGCGCCGCAAAGTTATAACGTAGCAGCTATGCTTGAACGGGAAGCGATCAGGACGCAAAAAGCAATTATTTGGCAAAACGAGGCCGGTGACAAACTAGAATGGACGTATGGGGACTTAATTCAAAAGATGAACCAGCTCGCAAATGCCTTAAGCCGAAGCGGTCTTAAAAAAGGCGACCCGGTGTTGTTGCTTTTTCCCCGCGTGCCAGAGGCGTATGCAGCTTACCTTGCTTGTTTGAAAGGCGGCTTTGTCATCATTCCGTGTTCAGGGATGTTGCGAGCGAAAGATCTGGCTTACCGGCTTAGCCATTCGCAGGCGAAAGGCGTCCTTGCTTACAAAGGATTTACAGCCGAAATCGACAAAATTTCTGATGGCAGCACCGACGGCCTAATTGCAAAGTGGGTGTTTGGCGAAGCATCGAGCGGCTGGGAAAATGTGGATGATCGAATGAAAAATGAAAACGCTTCCTTTGAACGAGAAATGGATAAAGAGGAAATCGCGTTTTTGCCCTATACGTCTGGCACGACTGGAAACCCAAAAGCCGTTGTCCATACACAAGCTTGGGCCTTTGCCCATTTGCAAACCGCTGCAACCGAATGGCTCGGTGTGGAAACAGGAGACCTTGTTTGGGCTACTGCGGCCCCAGGCTGGCAAAAGTGGGTATGGAGTCCTTTTCTATCGATAGTCGGCAAGCAGGCGACCGCCTTTGTTTACGATGGCCCTTTTCAGGCAAAAACGTATCTGCAATTAATCGATGAATATGGCATTAATGTTTTTTGCGCGACGCCGACTGAATACCGGATGTTGGCGAAAGAAGAGGCGCTTTCTTCTTTTAAACTTCACAGCATCAAGCATGCGGTTTCAGCAGGGGAACCCCTTAATCGAGCAGTGATTGCCACATTTCAAGAACAATTTGATATTACGGTGCGCGATGGCTACGGGCAAACCGAAAACACGTTGTTAATTGGCACGATGATTGGCATGGAAGCGCGGCCTGGTTCAATGGGCAAACCAACGTCTGGAAACGGTGTTGTCATATTGAATGAAGCTGGAGAGGAGGCAGGCATTGGCGAGGTCGGCGATATTGCCGTCCATAAAGACGCGCCTGCATTGTTCCGCGAATACTACAAAGATCCAGAAAGAACGAAAGCCGCTTATCGCGGTTCATATTATTTAACAGGCGACCGTGCTTATCGGGACGAAGAAGGCTATTTTTGGTTTGAAGGACGAAGCGACGATATTATTATTTCCTCAGGGTACACAATTGGGCCATTCGAAGTCGAAGATGCATTAACGAAACATCCAGCCGTGAAAGAATGTGCCGTTGTCGCCAGCCCAGACGAAATTCGCGGCCATATTGTCAAAGCGTTTGTCGTACTCAATCGGCCAACGGACGATCAAAGCAAGCTGACAAAAGAGCTGCAAGAATTTGTCAAACGTGAAACGGCCCCATACAAATACCCACGGGCAATTGAATATGTAGCCGGACTGCCAAAAACGATTTCTGGAAAGATAAGAAGGATCGAGCTCCGGCAATTAAGCGAATCTTAA
- the manA gene encoding mannose-6-phosphate isomerase, class I produces MEHAKSEPIFLEPVLQERIWGGQKLAAYGYDLPYERTGECWGISAHPHGQSKVAKGPLKGKTLAELWDQHGDLFGGKTSETFPLLVKLLDAREDLSVQVHPNDEQAKRLEDHEAYGKTECWYVVEAEQGAELILGHTAKSKAEFAEMVEAGRWDELLRRIPIQTGDFFHVPSGTIHALGAGSVILETQQSSDTTYRVYDFDRIGADGKKRELHLDKAQEVAMIPHAPYQANTETLEKSISHTLTRLVATEFFTVYKAVVQEKWEAAFQAPYVLVSVISGEGELVVGGKPYALGKGDHFILPVQAISFEINGHIEAILSHT; encoded by the coding sequence ATGGAACATGCCAAATCGGAACCGATTTTTTTAGAGCCTGTTTTGCAAGAACGGATTTGGGGCGGGCAAAAACTAGCGGCGTACGGGTATGATTTGCCCTATGAGCGGACTGGGGAATGTTGGGGAATTTCCGCCCACCCTCATGGGCAAAGCAAAGTGGCAAAAGGTCCGCTAAAAGGTAAGACGTTGGCGGAGCTATGGGATCAGCATGGCGACTTGTTTGGCGGCAAAACGAGTGAAACGTTTCCGTTGCTCGTAAAACTATTGGATGCAAGAGAAGATTTATCTGTACAAGTCCATCCAAATGACGAGCAAGCGAAGCGATTGGAGGATCATGAAGCATACGGAAAGACTGAGTGCTGGTATGTAGTCGAAGCGGAACAAGGGGCGGAATTGATTTTAGGCCATACGGCAAAATCAAAAGCGGAGTTTGCAGAAATGGTTGAAGCGGGAAGATGGGACGAGCTCCTCCGCCGCATTCCTATTCAAACAGGCGACTTTTTCCACGTACCAAGTGGAACGATCCATGCCCTCGGCGCTGGAAGTGTGATTTTGGAAACACAGCAAAGTTCAGATACGACTTACCGCGTATATGACTTTGACCGGATAGGGGCAGATGGGAAAAAGCGGGAGCTGCATTTAGACAAGGCGCAGGAAGTCGCGATGATTCCACACGCGCCATACCAAGCAAACACTGAAACGCTTGAAAAAAGCATTAGCCACACACTCACTCGCCTCGTCGCAACAGAATTCTTTACAGTGTATAAAGCAGTTGTGCAGGAAAAATGGGAGGCGGCGTTTCAAGCCCCTTATGTACTCGTAAGCGTCATCAGTGGCGAGGGAGAGCTAGTAGTTGGCGGAAAACCGTATGCGCTTGGCAAAGGCGACCATTTCATTTTGCCTGTACAAGCGATATCATTTGAAATCAACGGTCACATTGAGGCGATTTTAAGCCACACGTAA
- a CDS encoding CdaR family transcriptional regulator produces the protein MLTDVLAQKIIAEASQLIKEDLIIVNRDGYIIASTDPNRVGTFHEGACLCMAERRKRLITAKDANHLKGVKPGLNLPIVVFQQVAGVIGITGEPEQMEPYGELLRRMTELLIQEAHMMEQMQWQTRALQGFVQEWLEAGALTEPLKRQAAAHSLDVQTEKQIVLIETGLDETIHWRGLAQWREQRKGMIAIPWERNKVLLVCSPQTETALKATVHTLVETLDIGGSWWGGAGRALPPDEIKKSYAEAQAALAAARKTNRFVFEHELKLELCVEAIPADTKARFVERVLKKVGDEQELLGTLAAFLENDQSLKRTAEALHVHINTLHYRFHKLKQHTGLDVRKSEDFVLFYLAHLFLEDSTKKADSNGDNFA, from the coding sequence TTGCTGACTGATGTGCTTGCACAAAAAATTATAGCCGAAGCGTCGCAATTGATAAAAGAAGATCTCATCATTGTCAATAGAGACGGCTACATTATTGCCAGCACCGACCCGAACCGAGTCGGCACTTTTCATGAAGGCGCCTGCCTATGCATGGCCGAACGGCGTAAACGTCTTATTACAGCCAAAGACGCAAACCATTTAAAAGGAGTCAAGCCAGGGCTTAATTTGCCAATTGTTGTGTTTCAGCAAGTAGCAGGCGTGATTGGCATAACTGGAGAACCTGAGCAAATGGAGCCGTACGGCGAATTGTTGCGGCGGATGACAGAATTGCTCATTCAGGAAGCACATATGATGGAACAAATGCAATGGCAAACTCGTGCTCTGCAAGGGTTTGTGCAAGAGTGGCTTGAAGCAGGGGCGCTGACTGAGCCTTTAAAACGGCAAGCAGCGGCCCATTCCCTTGATGTGCAAACCGAAAAACAAATTGTCCTGATTGAGACAGGGTTGGATGAAACGATCCACTGGCGCGGTTTGGCGCAGTGGCGTGAACAGAGAAAAGGAATGATTGCCATCCCGTGGGAAAGAAATAAGGTTCTGCTTGTATGCTCGCCGCAGACAGAAACTGCGCTTAAAGCGACTGTCCATACATTGGTGGAAACGCTCGACATTGGCGGGAGCTGGTGGGGAGGCGCCGGCAGGGCGTTGCCGCCTGATGAGATTAAGAAGAGTTACGCGGAAGCGCAAGCGGCCTTAGCGGCAGCAAGAAAAACAAACCGTTTCGTGTTTGAACATGAGTTGAAGTTGGAACTGTGTGTAGAGGCAATTCCTGCTGATACAAAAGCACGCTTTGTTGAACGGGTTTTAAAAAAAGTCGGCGATGAACAAGAGCTTTTAGGGACATTGGCTGCTTTTTTAGAGAACGACCAATCGTTGAAACGGACAGCAGAAGCCCTTCATGTTCATATCAACACACTCCATTACCGTTTTCACAAGCTTAAACAGCATACAGGTTTAGATGTACGAAAGAGCGAGGATTTTGTTCTGTTTTATTTGGCCCATTTGTTTTTGGAGGATTCTACAAAGAAAGCCGATTCGAACGGCGATAATTTTGCATGA
- a CDS encoding MFS transporter encodes MKTIRFSKQEKSWMLYDWANSAYSIIVTTAVFPLFFKAVATDSGLSDATSTAYLGYTIAIATFILAMLSPILGTIADYQGLKKRFFVFFFSLGAGSTALLAFVPGDNWLILLILYTVTAVGFAGANVFYDAFLVDVTEEKRMHDISARGYGLGYIGSCIPFLVSIALIVLAQLEIIPLSFYAASKIAFLITALWWAAFTIPMLKHVTQRYYKKREAKPIANSFKQLGQTFAEVRQYKPLFLFLLAYFFYIDGVGTIIRMSTAYGSDVGISATDLLIVLFATQIVAAPCSILYGRLSQRFTGKKMLYAGICVYIVVCVYAFFLRTTLDFWILAMLVATSQGGIQALSRSYFAKLVPKQKANEFFGFYNVFGKFAAVMGPLLLGLTTQLTGNTNAGVFSLIVLFLIGFALLAKVPEPKDEQRHSYAS; translated from the coding sequence ATGAAAACAATACGGTTTAGTAAACAAGAAAAAAGCTGGATGCTTTATGATTGGGCGAACTCGGCCTATTCGATTATCGTTACGACAGCAGTGTTTCCACTCTTTTTTAAAGCGGTTGCAACTGACTCAGGCCTGAGTGACGCTACGTCAACGGCGTATCTTGGCTACACGATTGCGATTGCCACATTCATTTTGGCGATGCTAAGTCCGATTTTAGGGACGATTGCTGACTACCAAGGCTTGAAAAAACGCTTTTTTGTATTCTTTTTTTCACTAGGCGCTGGTTCTACCGCTTTGCTTGCGTTTGTGCCTGGCGATAACTGGCTTATTCTCCTTATCCTTTATACAGTGACGGCAGTTGGCTTTGCTGGCGCCAATGTATTCTACGACGCTTTTTTAGTCGATGTAACCGAAGAAAAACGAATGCATGATATCTCTGCGCGGGGCTATGGGCTCGGCTATATCGGCAGCTGCATCCCCTTTCTCGTCAGCATTGCTTTGATTGTATTGGCACAGTTGGAAATCATTCCACTCTCTTTTTATGCCGCAAGCAAAATCGCTTTCTTAATTACCGCCTTGTGGTGGGCTGCTTTCACGATTCCGATGCTTAAGCATGTGACGCAACGTTATTATAAAAAACGGGAAGCAAAACCGATTGCCAATAGTTTTAAACAGCTTGGCCAAACATTCGCCGAAGTGCGCCAATACAAACCGTTGTTTTTATTTTTGTTAGCCTATTTCTTTTACATTGACGGCGTAGGCACGATTATTCGCATGTCTACTGCTTACGGCAGTGATGTCGGAATTAGCGCAACCGATTTATTAATTGTCTTATTTGCCACGCAAATCGTAGCCGCGCCCTGTTCAATCCTTTACGGCAGGCTGTCACAGCGTTTTACAGGCAAGAAAATGCTTTATGCCGGCATTTGCGTCTATATCGTTGTTTGCGTGTATGCGTTTTTCTTACGGACCACGCTTGATTTTTGGATTTTGGCGATGCTAGTTGCCACTTCACAAGGAGGCATTCAAGCATTAAGCCGTTCCTATTTTGCAAAACTCGTTCCTAAACAGAAAGCAAATGAGTTTTTTGGCTTTTATAACGTATTCGGCAAATTCGCCGCCGTGATGGGCCCACTCTTGCTCGGGCTCACGACGCAATTGACAGGCAACACCAATGCAGGTGTCTTTAGCCTGATCGTATTGTTTTTAATCGGCTTTGCTTTGCTAGCAAAAGTGCCTGAACCGAAAGACGAACAGCGCCATTCATACGCTAGTTAA